A window of the Macrobrachium rosenbergii isolate ZJJX-2024 chromosome 13, ASM4041242v1, whole genome shotgun sequence genome harbors these coding sequences:
- the LOC136845288 gene encoding uncharacterized protein — protein sequence MGIIDRLLHLLILIVGLTWGIKVGPVRLSSREEYITYSVGPTEKKSVIECPVVLDGQETLKDVSWVFSDGDNPIGKYFWTKDSGGKAEGRLKDVVRLDREDGGIELLELRYNLSGFYSCSATTDEGNSDEAAPWEVLIIDFNSKSPTASLYGKGDCDFESSFKISAFYPQPTIHSGLYSESLGGFFEEVASINWYKQEFQNGSYSYSHQNVVFTIKEETPHDVYFLNSVGVSKKDGTYIPLLSVKSYIQIFEEQGCHPVKLDAYQKAEYSNGGARNCRKEIRQPASGQLKAVVSCTDSYETAGDSAYEHGVDLQHEDLGMGCLQ from the exons ATGGGGATAATTGACCGTTTGCTacatttacttattcttattgTTG GGCTGACATGGGGTATCAAGGTCGGCCCTGTCCGTCTGAGCTCTCGGGAAGAGTACATCACCTACAGCGTTGGACCAACCGAAAAAAAGAGCGTGATCGAGTGTCCCGTGGTTCTGGATGGACAGGAGACTCTTAAGGATGTCTCTTGGGTGTTTAGTGATGGAGACAATCCCATTGGGAAATACTTCTGGACCAAGGACTCTGGAGGGAAAG ctGAAGGGCGACTAAAGGACGTAGTTCGACTTGACAGGGAAGACGGAGGAATAGAGCTGCTAGAACTCAGGTACAACTTGTCCGGATTCTACTCTTGTTCAGCAACCACAGATGAAGGGAACAGCGACGAGGCAGCGCCATGGGAGGTTCTTATCATCG ATTTTAACTCCAAGTCTCCGACTGCGAGTCTCTACGGCAAAGGCGACTGTGACTTCGAAAGCTCATTCAAGATCTCAGCCTTTTATCCTCAGCCGACGATCCACAGCGGCCTTTATTCGGAATCCCTAGGAGGATTCTTTGAGGAAGTTGCTTCCATCAACTGGTACAAGCAGGAATTCCAGAATGGGTCATATTCCTACTCACATCAGAATGTCGTCTTCACG ATCAAAGAGGAGACACCACACGATGTGTACTTCTTGAACAGCGTGGGAGTTTCCAAGAAGGATGGCACCTACATCCCTCTCTTGTCAGTGAAGAGCTACATTCAGATCT TTGAAGAACAAGGCTGTCACCCTGTCAAACTAGACGCCTACCAGAAGGCAGAATATAGCAACGGTGGCGCCAGAAACTGCAGAAAAGAGATTCGACAGCCTGCATCAGGACAGTTAAAG GCTGTAGTGAGTTGCACTGACAGTTACGAAACTGCTGGAGACAGTGCTTACGAGCATGGAGTTGACTTGCAACACGAAGACCTGGGAATGGGGTGTCTCCAATGA